CAGTAAAAAACAATACCTTGTTGCCACAGTAACATATCATAATTGTCCAAACGTAAAAGCAAAAGTGagagcaaaaatccttccagctgaAGAGCGTccagaacaagaagaagaattGCTCAAATGTGCAATGATTCAATCACaaacataattaacaaaataatttttctttatattgttcTGCGCTCTATCTTATTTGTTGTATTGGGAGCATTTTACCTTTTACAAACCACTTTCCTGTAAGGATAACCTTTTATATCCCATCaccttttgttcattttaatcaaattgaGAGGCATATGCTCTTATtgtgaagaagaggaagaagacgGAAGTTGGGTTGTTTTTCCTGGTGAGGTCACACTGTTGTCACAGAGACTTAGTAGTTGAAGCGATTTTGACAGCAAAATGAACTCTGACGGAACTTCCAGGTGTTGTTGGTGAAGTTTTCCTGAACCCTGAGTTTTGCTGTTTGCTGTGGAATCTGAGCGGAAGGGAGCAGAAATATGCAGCTTTGACAACTCCAGTTTTCCCTGGAGCTGATTGATTGGCTAAACGGCTGCTTATCGTTTGCACAGTAAGTCTTTGTTTTATCGAAGCAGAGGTCCAGTTTTTGATTGTAAATGTTCAGCATTAGCTTTATTATCGACAAATCCACTACACTGCTGCGTATTAGTCCCAGGCTCGGTTCCTGAAGGTATAGAAAAGCTAACGAGCTAACGCTGGGGAGTTAGTTAGCCTGCTGGCTAACTAGCATCAGCTAGCAACCTGGTAAAAATAACATCCCtaaattgagctttttttcGAGGATTTTGGAAAATACTACTTTTCTAAAGTTCAGACTGAATAACCTTtacatttggatttttattagtTGGTTTTTCATGCTACAATTATGTACAGTTTAATgttaattctgtttaaaaacaatgctACTTTGTTGTTCTCATTGTTAATTTCACAGTCTGTTCCATTAACCATTTAAGTTGCTAAACATTTGTTGTTCCAAAACTAAGCCACACcgtttttaaactgaaaaacaaataatcagtttaaatagaagatttagtttgaaatgtaactgttctgcttcattttttattctaaaggcttatttgatcatttatatATGAACATTTCTTAATTTATCCGGATATTTGTCCTTcataattcactttatttattttattttgttttagttttgtgtgtTGTCAGTACCCTACAGGATGAGTATTCATCATGTGCTGTGCAGTCTTTTCACATTGCAGCCTGTTCAACTCAAAGTCACAAGGTTTAAAGGTTAAAACGCTACACTGGAGAATGCAGTggattagggccactggaaataaaaaaaaatattttaaccttttttttttttttttttttgccagaattGGGTTTAATTCTGGCTCTAATCCTAGAAACAGGGCAACTCTTCAAGAAGGCGATTTCTTTTACATCGTCCAATGTGAAGTCAACAGACCAATAAAATGCACTTATATGTCTTGTTTTCTTGCAAGATATTTAAGACATTCAgcatgttattttaattttaaattaatgctaggaagacagaaaaaaaaaccacaaatgtAAAAGTACCATGGAATAAATTATACTCTGCATTATTACGGCTgtgaggataaaataaaaaatattgtggaGAACAGAAGTGAGTCGGTGAGTGTGTAAAATTCAGGGCTGCTCaattatgaagaaaataaagtcacaattaAAACTGGCATAGTTACTTAAGTTTGGAAACACACTACTTACTGGtattaattctaattattaacattacattttttatttctaactttGTACAATGTGGCTTTTCATTTCTACATAATGTCTAACTATATACAATAGCAAATTGTCAGGTTTAGATTGATATTTAATCAGTCTAATTAATTAAACAGAGGAAAAGGTGTTTTGGTATCTTTGATACCGATGCCTGGTCACACCGTCCTGTTCGGTCttcattcagtcattttaaaggTTGGAAAACCTTTCATGTTGAAGTTCTACTCTGGAGTTTCTTCTAGTTTCTTTATCAAGAGAGATTTAGTGTGGTTAAGGTTAATAAtaactttttgtcatttaaatagtttttggcATACAAATCagaattgaaacaaaaaattggGAGCACAGCTTTAGAAGTTTGCACCTTTTTGTGGGTTTATCCTAGAAAATGGGTTGGAAAAGCCAGGGAGTTTTACTTAGTCATGTTGTTCTACatataaaactaaatctgaatACTTCCAGTGCTAATGTGAAGACATTGGTGGTTAGAAGAAGAGGTGAAATAAAATTCGCTCTTCGTGTTGTGATTTGTCTGTCTGGATTTTGCAGCAGAACATCTGCAGGTGCAGCAGCAATATGACTAAGAGAAGCCCATCTCTTCAGCTGGTTAAAAggtacattttgattttaatcatGTTGTTGTGTTAAGTAAACCCTTCGAAATATGAGATGAAATTGATTAaacctgttttaaaaattaactttattaatTCTCTGTTCCTTAGAAACAGTTTGTGAATTTGTCTTCTATAATGGAAACTGAGATATTGTCgctttcctaaaataatggtcAAAAAATGACTTAAGCCAATTATTTTAGGAATATAACAATATTGTGTATATACATACAGGTTTGACCATAGTGTAATGGATTAAATTGGACTCGAAATTTATTGTAAGGTCAATGCAGTTGAAAATTTGGATGAATTTAGCAAAtggtgattattattatttcattttaaaaaactaaaaagtaattttaaaaaaaaggctatGGGTAAATacttatttcaattaaataaaaaatcatttaataatACTTATCCTGTAACAAAATCTAACGTTGTCATAATTCATATTGTCTACGTATCTTCTAAGGGTTGTTGTGGATGATGATGGGGTGGGAAGTCAGTGTAAGATTAGTTTTACATTTAGGAcctaaaatgaaaccaaaatgcAAAGCAGTTGATGAAAAACTAAGTACACTATTGATACTTTTGAATTAAAAGTGAAAGTAGCTTCCAGTCACTGCTACTTCTGCTGTACTTCTGCTTACTGAGTGTGTGAGCAACTCAGTAAAAGTTACAGACTACTTCTCTGGTCAGTCCAGGTGTTTAAACTCAGTAAGGGAGGCAAGACATCATGTATCTTAGAGAAGATTTTGTTCCTGCAAGTCAGTCTGGCCACTTCCAAGTTTTATGAATTTCATTATTTGATAGCAAGAAAGTTGGTTGACAAGTCTAAAACAATCCAGACAAATATCCATCCAGCATTATGTCACAGATCTGCCGACAGCTACAAAAACAGGTGGTCAGGGTGCATCTTACTGAGGGAcattaaaaagttcaaatgtctCCTAGCTAGACAAAAACCTCAAGTTCACTTCAGATAATAACCCCAGTCCCTTTGAGAGCCACAATGTGTTTCATAGTCTTTCCAAAGTGAACAAGTAAAAATTCCTGTTGTGAAATGCGACAGGATGCTGAACCATCACTGCAGAGGGAACCCTGACCTCCATGAGGAGCTGCAGATCCAGGCTGCAGTGGCAGCGGGAGACATATGCACCGTCAGGAGGATGCTGGAGCAGGGCTACTCGCCTAAGATACGGGACGCCAACGGGTGGACGCTGCTGCACTTCTCTGCTGCCAAAGGAAAGGAGCGATGCGTCCGAGTCTTTCTGGAGCATGGAGGTCAGAAGCTGACactcttgtttttattagttttcattATCTTGATCGCTCCCAGAACAGCTCCTTGAAATTTTAATAGAAACatgaattttatatttatccgttaaaacaaaacaaatggtttAAATCACCAGAGAAAATGCAACCATTCAGTAACATCATCATTCCAGACACACAAATCACTGCAGGTCTACACACATGAATAATTGAGAGACGGGGATGATGAAAAGTCATTAGAATGCCTAGACATAAGTAGTTCGTATAGACTGTGTAACCATTGGATTCCAGGAGGATGCGACCAGTCAGGAGCTGGAACAATGAAGGCGAATATCTATTAGAATATGTATTATGTAAATCACTTTTTCTGATCGTTGTGAAATACAAAGATATCATGCACAATACTAAACATCCTTAACTGTAGTTTAGACCTTCAATCAAAGCCAAAATTATGTTCTTCGTGGTAGAGCTTAGGCTTCTGTGGTGTGTTTCAAAAAGCCTACAATACAACCTCATCTACAAAGGAGAATACATGAAATAAAGTTGTGTTAATCTACTTATTATAGTCTAAATGGAAGAGGAGATGGTTCACCCTGGTGAGGAAAGACCGTAAGATGCAGAAGTTAATTAGACTAACTTATTCACACCTGGCCCCAAACTGCTTCGCTCCTATCAATCACACATCCCAGAAGAACTGTGCTTGATTCAGCCTGCGGTAacaacaaatgacaaaatggagctggaagatgttAAAATCTACACTTCCATGAACCTCCACTGCTGACACTGctaaactacaggcagactacaattctgaAACAATGCAGAACATCAACATCATTGTTCACTACTTCACCTTCTGTTTGCTGGTTGGCCTGAGAGAAATTCTGCTGGAGGACTCCAAGTTAATGGGAGAAAGTCCAGACTGTCTATGGAGTGAGATTTGAATTAAGCAGCATTGCTTAGGAAATTAATGGCTAGGCAACCTTGGAGGGTGAACTGGCAACAAGAAACCTGTGGTATTAGACCCAAAATAGTTAGTTAATAGAAAATAATGGAAGTGTATATTCTAACATGTTTGATACAACCAGCAGTGACCTATTATGGCAAATAATTAGTAATGGGGCTCTAGGAAATCCTATTTCTTTCACCTCACAGCTAAAAGCAGGTAATGATGCAGTTCATTTGTTTCCATTCTGCTTTTTACAGCGGACCCCACAGTGAAGGACTTCATTGGTGGCTTCACAGCACTTCACTATGCAGCCATGCATGGCAGGGCTCGCATTGCCCGACTGATGCTGGAGTCCGAGTATCGCGGCGACATCATCAACGCTAAAAGCAACGATGGCTGGACACCGCTCCACGTGGCAGCCCATTACGGCCGTGACTCGTTCGTTCGCCTCCTGCTGGAGTTCAGGGCCGAGGTGGATCCACTTAGTGACAAAGGCACCACGCCGCTGCAGCTGGCCATCATCCGCGAGCGCTCCAGCTGCGTACGGATCCTGCTGGACCACAGCGCCAACATCGATATTCAGAACGGTTTCCTGTTGCGCTACGCCGTCATCAAAGGAAACCATTCCTACTGCCGTATGTTCCTGCAGAGGGGGGCGGACACAAACCTTGGTCGCCTTGAAGATGGACAGACCCCCCTGCATCTGTCAGCCCTTAGGGACGATGCGCTGTGTGCTCAGATGCTCTACACATACGGGGCTAACACCAACACCAGGAACTACGAAGGCCAGACCCCCGTAGCTGTGTCTGTTAGCATGTCTGGAATTAGCCGGCCTTGTCTGGATTTCCTGCAGGAGGTCACCAGTAAGTGTCACACTAACACTCTAACACTTGGCATCTTTATAGGAAACTGGATAGAGTCTCATTGCTGCCCTGCTCTTAAGTATTTGCAGGGAAATTCAATATAATTTGTTGGTTTGAAAAACCTTTGGGTTTTACCatcatgtttcttctgactggaaattattttaacattttggagtCCTGACCTGACTTTTgtagagaatctgtggagggaTTTacagattagggtgatggcagtGAGACATTCCAACCTCGGATACTTGGATCTTGGGCGTGCTGTGggggtgtaggggatagcgcgacccacgtttggaggccttgagtcctcgacatGGCCATCACAGATTTGACTCCCGGATCCGAtgatatttgctgcatgtcttccctcctctctttccccctttcctgtcagcctactttcatctaagggacactagagcccacaaaagaccccctggagtggttaaaaataaatagataaataaataaatacttggagctcatcaccaaagataAGTAGTTAAGACACCAGAGGAAAAGTACAAAGGGTTGGTCAGCAATTATAAGAAGAGTTTGTCAATCGGTTATGCTAATAAAGATTTGTATTGTTGACAAAGATAGACATAATTTTTATgtctatcttttttttattattaatttgaaaTTGAGACTTCATATGcatcaacatttacattttactcaaacTAAGGGAAAAATAGATCAGGAGCGGCATGGACTATATGGACgtattaacatgtttttactcctttttaaaaacaaaatggaagagGTACCtactgtataaataaaattttggtatttaagGATTCAAGTTTATAATGTGAATTTTATGAACAGTTAGTGTCTTACCTACACTAAACAACTCTGAACATCTGTGTTTTAGATGAGTGCAgatttgtaaaatttatttctaagGCTGAAgtgaacagccaatcagagccctGCATCAGGAAGTCTGATTGTGTGTAGTAGCCGTCAGTTGGACGGAAACAGCCTCTACACAACAGGATGAGTTTAGAGATAGGTCTTTATGATTATAGAAACAATCAAATCTTGAtcattttggttcattttataatcagttattaaaatgattcaaTGTGGTTAGAAGAGCAAAGTTTTTAGAGAACAGTTTTAAACCTTGAATCCAGTTTCCTTCACACCTTCTCATTAATTATTCCtttaaaatttagcaaaatctaataaaaaaatgaacccAAATAAATGTAGCAATGTTGTCATTCAGCGGTCTCTAgaacaaatgaaccaaaaacaaatgggaaaaaaacattggaaataaaaaactaattacaaGACATTTGATGAATACTTGTTGGATCTGATTCCCCCCTTATAGTGTAACTAGTGAAAGACTCTCCACATTTCTCTAAAATCCTAGTTGCATTcaataaaatagttattttctgTATGTAGATTTTCTCTGGTTGCACAGATTTCTTGTGTTGCTGGATGGTGtaatgtttttgtatatttagaaGCTGAAGATTAatattgaataattaattgcaCAGCCTGATTAAGTACATATGGTCAAAGAAACTCTTTAAAGGAAACATCTGGTTTGTGTAAAAATCCATAAAGCAGTGTTTGCCTAGACAACATTTGTTCTTGAATACTAATATTTTAGAGATGCTAAAACTTGGGGTCAGCCTTTGATTGCTGGTATTTCGTAATAATGCAGGTAAAATCCATCTTCAGATCATCTATACTGTCCatttttagtgtaaaaaaaagCTATGGAGGTGTTCAGTGGCAGTGGAGGGAGATGTTTGAAAAAGCATTGAGGGACTTTCTGTTCTAGAGCAGCAGATCACCTGCAGCGTTATGACTGAGACGTAACAATGCCTGCATTCCTTTGCTGCTGCCTCAACTTTGATATCAAAGATAACAAAGAGCTGTGTGCTGTTTGAGACTGGACTGGGCCTTTGATGGACTCTGAACGTTCAGCTGGATCACATATCTACAGGCTTACTGATTACACCTCAGCTTCTGACATGAAAGGGACCATGCACCATCCAGTAACAGGCGTTCTGTTCTCCTCAGCCACTGCACATGCCAGCTTCTCTCCCACgttagttttttttgtccagaaaaaacttgtactgtatttttacatttatttatacagttAAACTCATAATTATTCATACACGTGAAAGATCAACCAAGAATTTTGTCTGATTGGACATAAGATACACAATTCTCAAAagatatcaaatcaaatcaaatcaaattttatttgtatagcacatttcagcagcaaggcatttcaaagtgctttacatcaaatgaaacacagaaacacaatgcagcatagaatcaacaatcaaaacacaacattaagttgggttccgtcaataaatttgtaatagaTTACGTttaaatacaactctaaacaagtgggttttgagtcgagatttaaaggaagtcagtgtttcagctgttttacagttttctggaagtttgttccagatttgtggtgcatagatgctaaatgctgcttctcctcgtttggttctggttctggggatgcagataATAAAACTATGGAAGATGATACTCgtttaacattttattagaaactgGCTTGTCAACTAAATTTATACCCTTCtcaatatttttgaagtatGTTTAGTGATGAGCATCAAGTGTGAGGGTTGAAGGCCTCcttaccatcaccctaatctttagcttctTTACAGATTCTGTTAGACTGAAATCAGGACAGGTCGAACCACTTCAAAATGTGTCATGAAGAAGCATTTCATGACACGTTTTGTCATGAAGCAGACAAAAGTTGCCTGCTCAGAAGACAACTTGTtggtaaaatgaaaactttaaagCTGAAATCTGCCattggtatgaatacttttgagcTCAACTGTATATATAGATTTTCTGTGTCTATATTTGAAGCATGATCTATTTTTCTGTGGTGACGTCTGACATTTAAACTGCCGTTTGCTACATAGTTGAATCCACTGGCAGGTCTCCCAGATGGACCAGCATCAGTCTACCAGCTCACATCCACTTGATCGGTCTCTGAATTCCTCTGAGGTGTCATTAGCGGCAGGTTAAGTGGAATTTGAAAAGCTCGGAATGTATTCAGTGAATTCATTTTAGGAAATGATTTGATGGGGTCTTTAAGTTCATTAAGTACTGAACTAAATTAGGtagtattttaaatgtaaatgggTTTTGAAAGAGACGTTTCTGTCTTCCCACTCTGGAACCTGCTTCCAGAGTGTCACCAGAAGGTGGTGGTACAGCTCATGTTGCTCAGAAAAAACAGTGGTGCTCTGTAGAAAcacccaccaaaaaaaaaaagacctacaGACAGACATCTAAGCAGTCCCTCCTACAGGCATGTCTGATATCCAGGACTACATCAAATATCTGTGAAAATGAGTGAAAACTACTGCAAATGTCTGCAGATTAGTCAAACTGTGTGTTTTGGGAAGGGGAGTGGAGGGCTCACAGTGTGAAACATTACAAGCTTTACAATTGTTTCCATTTATGTGTTTAAGTAACTAACTCTAACAAGTTCACTTATTGCGCCAGTGCAGCTTTGGGCTCTTTGgtaattgtttcttttccattttcaggGCAACCTCGGAGTCTCCAGGACCTGTGTCGAATAAAAATCCGTCACTGTATTGGCCTTCAAAGTTTGAAATTCTTGGAGGATCTTCCAATTGCAAAAGTTATGAAAGACTATTTAAAACATAAGTTTGACAGTTTGTGAAGGAGCATGGAACAAACAGGCAGATGGTGACGGGCTCTCTGTCAGACTATGCAAGAATTATGGTCCTGCTCTAGCAGAAGGATCCTCTGCTTTGTTCTGTACGTTCTGAAGATTTAGTccaatcagatttgtttttctttatcaacaCTCTATTAAGCCTTATTTAAACTTCTTGCAGTTGCTGACAATTTTTAGTAGGCACTTTTTTTTAGGAGACTGAAACTTACTTGACTGCATATGGCATTATTCCCATAGTAATAACATTTACCTTTTATACATATGTTATCCCATTGGTGAgagttttgaaaaattaaagcaTGGGCATgtggattttgtattttttttttttttaataaaaatatggaaGGTAGCTTTTTGTATTCAACTGAGACATTGACAGAAGATACTCAGTCAGAATGGCCAAAACTCTGAACTGGAACCAGTATTGACACGGTGCAGCAGGAGTAAAATCTGAAACCTGCTTAGAGTGTGTGGAGGActctgcagcaggagcagcaagCTTCATATCCACCACAAAAGGCTACAAGGCTATGTAGTAATTATCAGTTAAAGGGGTGAATGATCCTGACAGTAATTTTTAcaatccaaaacatttaaatgcttgCAGTTTAAATCGGTACTACCACATCTTTTCTAGCAGatttgtggggggtttttttgttttgtttttatcatccTGAATCTCATTTGAAGAACAGTTAGAGGAAACCATGTAGTCTAAAGTTTCCTCAGGAtatagattctttttttttttttttttttgtggtgttaTGCGTGGAGGTAAGTCATGATTATATCTTACCTCTAGTAGATAACTCCCTTTATGACTTCCATATGGATCAGGAGAATTAAGTTTGGCTCAAAATATCTGGTTGGGGTTTTAAATGAAGactaacttatttttttttgacattgtaaCATTTGGACAGTTACTCTGGACACACAGACTTCACAAGTAGCTTTTGTGTCTATTTTTCTTCAAGTGTTTCACATCAGAAGCCTGTTGTTCCAGACCTTTCATGGTCTGTGGTAAATAATTATGCTGCTGCAGACATGACTGGTTTAAACAGATCTTAGAAACCAgacttgttttaaaatagcagAGGTCATCTTCAATCCAGATCCTGTCAGCTGAACACTCATCCAGACAGAAAcggtaaaagaaaataattttagataGTAAACCATTTATAACCACTGCAAATAATTCAAAGTCTGCCTTTTAGAGCTCAGTTGAAGTCATTTTgagctgaaacatttatgaCTGGAtgtgaggatgttttttttttttttttccatttgcttaTAAAAtgtacttcatttttattttttaggtgagttcaaacagaaatgtggatATTACATTGAAATGTTTGCAGTAAAACAGAATACTGAACCCTGATGATCAAAAGGTATTGATCCATTTGATGGGTCTCTGAATTCCTCTCGTCATTAGCGGCAGGTTAAGTGGAATTTGAAAAGTTCTGAATGTATTCAGTGAATTGACATATTTAGCTGAAGACATTTCATCTACCTTTTTTATAAACTACAAtacaaatcagttttattttcagacatttgtgAAAGAGTGTAATGTggtattaattttttaattttttaaacttgcCATATGACAGCTCCAGTGAACCTACTATGTCCATTTCAGTGCTACGGTGGAAGCACTGTGGAGCCTTTACCGTTACTCTCTAAAGCAGTCGTGTTTTCAGGAAAACTGGCCTTCACAGCTATCGTCAGTGTAAATATGTTACGGCC
This genomic interval from Gambusia affinis linkage group LG02, SWU_Gaff_1.0, whole genome shotgun sequence contains the following:
- the asb7 gene encoding ankyrin repeat and SOCS box protein 7 isoform X1; the encoded protein is MTKRSPSLQLVKRMLNHHCRGNPDLHEELQIQAAVAAGDICTVRRMLEQGYSPKIRDANGWTLLHFSAAKGKERCVRVFLEHGADPTVKDFIGGFTALHYAAMHGRARIARLMLESEYRGDIINAKSNDGWTPLHVAAHYGRDSFVRLLLEFRAEVDPLSDKGTTPLQLAIIRERSSCVRILLDHSANIDIQNGFLLRYAVIKGNHSYCRMFLQRGADTNLGRLEDGQTPLHLSALRDDALCAQMLYTYGANTNTRNYEGQTPVAVSVSMSGISRPCLDFLQEVTRQPRSLQDLCRIKIRHCIGLQSLKFLEDLPIAKVMKDYLKHKFDSL
- the asb7 gene encoding ankyrin repeat and SOCS box protein 7 isoform X2, which translates into the protein MTKRSPSLQLVKRMLNHHCRGNPDLHEELQIQAAVAAGDICTVRRMLEQGYSPKIRDANGWTLLHFSAAKGKERCVRVFLEHGADPTVKDFIGGFTALHYAAMHGRARIARLMLESEYRGDIINAKSNDGWTPLHVAAHYGRDSFVRLLLEFRAEVDPLSDKGTTPLQLAIIRERSSCVRILLDHSANIDIQNGFLLRYAVIKGNHSYCRMFLQRGADTNLGRLEDGQTPLHLSALRDDALCAQMLYTYGANTNTRNYEGQTPVAVSVSMSGISRPCLDFLQEVTIESTGRSPRWTSISLPAHIHLIGL